A single Thermoanaerobacterium sp. RBIITD DNA region contains:
- a CDS encoding secondary thiamine-phosphate synthase enzyme YjbQ produces MTVLEINTPYREAMINITDKIYDEIKKSGIVDGLCTIFVPHTTAGITINENADPDVKDDIVKGLREMIPNIHFKHMEGNSDAHIKASVIGSSVNLIIDNGRPVLGTWQGIYFCEFDGPRRRKIYINFV; encoded by the coding sequence ATGACTGTACTTGAGATAAATACGCCATATAGAGAAGCTATGATTAATATAACAGACAAAATATATGATGAAATAAAAAAATCAGGAATTGTTGATGGATTATGTACTATATTTGTACCGCATACGACTGCAGGGATTACTATAAATGAAAATGCTGATCCTGATGTTAAAGATGATATAGTAAAAGGATTAAGAGAAATGATACCGAATATACATTTTAAACATATGGAAGGTAATTCAGACGCCCATATTAAGGCTTCAGTTATAGGAAGTTCTGTGAATTTAATAATTGATAATGGAAGACCTGTTCTTGGCACTTGGCAAGGAATATATTTTTGTGAATTTGATGGGCCTAGAAGGAGAAAGATATATATCAATTTTGTATAA
- a CDS encoding DUF6514 family protein, whose protein sequence is MYYKRVSEYVSTKNVGDKTIIRKYSVVKSEVNIFNGGENVEVPSYGIEISEQVFVNNVVQKEFGDVVAHISPYHDKVEDIAKLLRDKDLSPLHLSDIIDDVYYIYIADYDEYAKECRIAI, encoded by the coding sequence ATGTATTACAAAAGAGTAAGCGAATATGTATCGACAAAAAACGTTGGTGACAAAACGATTATACGGAAATATAGTGTTGTAAAATCAGAGGTAAATATTTTTAATGGTGGTGAAAACGTCGAAGTTCCTTCATATGGGATCGAAATTTCTGAGCAAGTATTTGTAAATAATGTTGTTCAAAAAGAATTTGGCGATGTTGTGGCACACATAAGTCCATATCATGATAAGGTTGAAGATATCGCAAAACTTTTGCGGGACAAGGACTTATCACCTTTACACTTATCGGACATAATAGATGATGTGTATTACATATACATAGCTGATTATGATGAATATGCTAAGGAATGTAGGATCGCTATATGA
- a CDS encoding type II toxin-antitoxin system PemK/MazF family toxin, which translates to MIIKRGDILYADLSPVIGSEQGGVRPVLVIQNDIGNKYSPTVIVSAITSQINKAKLPTHVEINGTEYGLNKDSVILLEQIRTIDKKRLREKIGHFDQEMMDKVNEALQISLGLIDF; encoded by the coding sequence ATGATTATAAAACGTGGAGATATTTTATATGCAGATTTAAGCCCTGTAATTGGCTCTGAACAGGGTGGTGTTAGGCCCGTACTGGTAATACAAAATGACATAGGCAATAAATACAGTCCTACTGTTATTGTATCAGCAATAACTTCACAGATTAATAAGGCAAAATTGCCTACACATGTAGAGATAAATGGAACGGAATACGGACTTAATAAAGATTCTGTTATTTTATTAGAACAGATTAGAACTATTGATAAAAAGCGGTTAAGGGAAAAAATAGGACATTTTGATCAAGAGATGATGGATAAGGTAAATGAGGCATTGCAGATAAGTCTCGGATTAATAGATTTTTAA
- a CDS encoding UvrD-helicase domain-containing protein, with amino-acid sequence MVRSEDDYHDELAYLKKTIDLIDNELYKLKQLLVLRKENLIESTREMWENSSHFTNDFDKLIEANQYLMEVKRQSIYYNKTLQEIKIYKRMLYSPYFGRFDFIEDGYDKEEKIYIGLHNLRDPETFNIIVYDWRAPISSVFYQFEKGRAYFKAPSGIIKGNITLKRQYMIKDSKLEYFFDCNIKIDDEILQEVLSRNASTKMRTIVETIQREQDMIIRDTENELLLVQGVAGSGKTSIALHRIAYLLYFGKDKNINKRNILLISSNRIFSEYIKDVLPELGEENVNQIVFEDFLYDILKGKGVVEKRGTYIENLIISKNNDKIKENSIKFKGSREFAILLDRFISYYERKLIQFTDIYYDGRVIFTRQDLKNIFLNNKIKRPAQKRLERLKKIIFERIHSMKHRRISKLEKFVEKSDEHKFEVKAYSRLLSIKETKVLMSQINKFTNIDYLKVYKLLFSNKNLFKKLSYGIKLTDDIDEIIQMTIENLEKGFISYEDCGPLLYMKFKLEGCQMYEDIRHVVIDEAQDYSPLFYEVFNMLFSNANYTILGDIYQTFDRELDNTFYDEIEKIFNKSKATKVFLKRSYRSSFEINAFNQNLLQEAPGIVPFDRHEDLPTIIYKDNNDEIYLKMILDIKALLKAGYKTIAIICKTKEESKEVYEKLKKDIRLRIVDSGDNEILEGVNVITPYAAKGLEFDAVLVFNVSKENYKTVYDRRLLYVACTRALHRLMLYYTGEITDFLKKNVNYTKEIIQGRM; translated from the coding sequence ATGGTGAGATCTGAAGATGATTATCATGATGAACTTGCATATTTAAAAAAAACTATTGACCTTATTGATAATGAATTATATAAGCTTAAGCAATTATTGGTGCTAAGAAAAGAAAATCTTATAGAATCAACTAGAGAGATGTGGGAAAATAGCTCACATTTTACTAATGATTTTGATAAGCTTATTGAGGCAAACCAGTATCTTATGGAAGTAAAAAGACAGTCTATATATTACAATAAAACATTGCAAGAAATAAAAATCTATAAAAGGATGCTTTATTCACCATACTTTGGTAGATTCGATTTTATCGAAGATGGATACGATAAAGAAGAAAAGATATATATTGGGTTGCATAATTTAAGGGATCCAGAGACTTTTAATATCATTGTTTATGATTGGAGAGCGCCTATTTCAAGTGTATTTTACCAATTTGAAAAGGGCAGAGCTTATTTTAAAGCACCTAGTGGAATTATTAAAGGTAATATCACACTTAAGCGTCAGTATATGATAAAAGATTCTAAGCTTGAATATTTTTTTGACTGTAATATAAAGATTGATGATGAAATTTTACAAGAGGTATTAAGCCGCAATGCATCGACGAAAATGAGAACCATAGTTGAAACAATCCAAAGAGAGCAAGATATGATTATAAGGGATACTGAAAATGAGTTGTTGCTGGTGCAGGGTGTTGCAGGGAGCGGTAAAACCTCAATTGCGCTTCATAGAATAGCATATCTTTTATATTTTGGAAAAGATAAAAATATAAATAAGCGCAATATACTTTTAATTTCCTCAAATAGAATTTTTAGTGAATATATAAAAGATGTTTTGCCAGAATTAGGAGAAGAGAATGTCAACCAGATTGTATTTGAAGATTTTCTTTATGACATTCTAAAAGGTAAAGGTGTTGTTGAAAAAAGGGGCACATATATAGAAAATCTGATTATTAGTAAAAATAATGATAAAATTAAAGAAAATTCTATCAAATTTAAGGGCTCACGAGAATTTGCAATATTGTTAGACAGATTTATATCTTACTATGAAAGGAAATTGATACAGTTTACAGATATATATTATGACGGTAGAGTGATTTTCACGAGGCAGGACTTGAAAAACATATTTCTAAATAACAAAATCAAACGACCAGCTCAAAAAAGGTTAGAAAGATTGAAGAAGATTATATTTGAGAGAATCCATTCTATGAAACATAGGAGGATTTCAAAGCTTGAAAAGTTTGTCGAAAAATCCGATGAGCACAAATTTGAAGTAAAGGCCTATAGCAGACTCCTATCTATTAAAGAAACAAAGGTCTTAATGAGTCAAATTAATAAATTTACAAATATTGACTATCTTAAAGTATATAAGTTATTATTTTCAAATAAAAATTTATTTAAAAAACTTTCATATGGAATTAAGCTTACCGATGACATAGATGAAATTATTCAAATGACAATAGAAAATTTGGAGAAAGGCTTTATAAGCTATGAAGATTGCGGACCACTGCTGTACATGAAATTTAAATTAGAAGGATGCCAAATGTATGAAGATATAAGACATGTAGTAATCGATGAGGCCCAAGATTACTCTCCTTTATTTTACGAGGTTTTTAACATGCTTTTTAGCAATGCAAATTATACAATACTTGGGGATATATACCAGACATTTGATAGAGAGCTTGACAATACTTTTTATGATGAAATAGAAAAAATATTTAATAAAAGTAAGGCTACGAAAGTTTTTTTAAAGAGAAGCTATAGGTCATCATTTGAAATAAATGCCTTTAATCAAAATCTATTACAGGAAGCCCCAGGTATTGTCCCCTTCGATAGGCATGAAGATTTGCCGACTATAATATATAAAGACAATAATGATGAAATATATCTAAAAATGATATTGGATATTAAGGCGCTTCTTAAGGCGGGTTATAAAACCATCGCTATAATTTGTAAAACTAAAGAGGAATCTAAGGAGGTTTATGAAAAGCTTAAGAAAGATATTAGATTAAGGATTGTGGATTCGGGTGATAATGAGATATTGGAAGGTGTCAATGTTATTACACCATATGCAGCAAAGGGCCTTGAATTTGATGCTGTCTTGGTTTTCAATGTTTCAAAAGAAAATTACAAAACCGTTTATGATAGAAGGCTTTTGTATGTAGCATGTACAAGGGCACTACATAGGCTCATGCTGTACTACACTGGCGAAATCACCGACTTTTTAAAAAAGAATGTCAATTATACCAAAGAGATTATACAAGGAAGAATGTAG
- the alr gene encoding alanine racemase: MLDLYRPTWAEVNLDNIRHNYNEIRKITDKKAKIMAIVKANAYGHGSYEVSKALIDCGVDYLAVATIDEAIELREYGILKPILILGYTPSNFANEIVKYDITQTVFELSYVKELSKEAKKQGKTAKVHVKIDTGMGRIGYNDMEKAANEIFEMASIEGIFLEGIFSHFSSSDEKDKEYTMRQFEIFKSINEKIKKRGIDIPLRHIANSAAIIDMPITHLDMVRPGIILYGSYPSDEVEKKIDLKRTISLRTRIVYIKDVPEGEYISYNRTYRTSKKSKIATLPIGYADGLNRLLSNNHNVIIKGKYAPIVGKICMDQCMVDVTSIDNVQEGDIATIMGESDGICISADEIAKKLKTISYEVYCGISRRVPRIYILNGEITKVENYLKH; this comes from the coding sequence GTGTTGGATTTATATAGGCCCACATGGGCAGAAGTTAATCTCGATAATATAAGACACAATTACAATGAGATAAGGAAGATAACAGATAAAAAAGCTAAAATTATGGCTATTGTCAAGGCCAATGCATATGGACATGGGTCATATGAAGTTTCAAAGGCTTTAATCGATTGTGGTGTTGATTACCTTGCTGTTGCAACAATTGATGAAGCCATCGAATTAAGAGAATATGGTATATTAAAGCCGATACTTATATTGGGATACACCCCTTCTAATTTTGCAAATGAGATTGTAAAATACGATATTACTCAAACTGTATTTGAATTAAGTTATGTAAAAGAACTTTCGAAAGAAGCAAAAAAACAAGGGAAAACGGCGAAAGTTCACGTTAAAATTGATACAGGAATGGGCAGGATCGGATACAATGATATGGAAAAAGCTGCGAATGAAATTTTTGAGATGGCCTCAATCGAAGGAATATTTTTGGAGGGCATATTTAGCCATTTTTCGTCATCTGATGAAAAAGATAAGGAATATACTATGAGGCAATTTGAAATTTTTAAAAGCATAAATGAAAAAATAAAAAAGCGCGGTATTGATATACCATTAAGACATATAGCAAATAGTGCAGCGATTATAGATATGCCTATTACACATCTTGATATGGTAAGACCCGGTATAATATTATATGGCAGTTATCCGTCAGATGAAGTTGAAAAAAAGATTGATTTAAAAAGGACTATATCATTAAGGACAAGAATAGTATATATTAAAGATGTACCAGAAGGGGAATATATAAGTTATAACAGGACATATAGAACAAGTAAAAAAAGTAAAATAGCGACATTACCAATTGGATATGCGGATGGCTTAAATAGATTGTTATCAAATAACCATAATGTTATAATAAAAGGGAAATATGCACCGATCGTAGGGAAGATATGCATGGACCAGTGCATGGTTGATGTCACTTCAATAGATAATGTACAAGAAGGTGATATTGCTACAATCATGGGTGAATCTGATGGTATATGTATAAGTGCTGATGAAATAGCAAAAAAATTAAAAACTATTTCATATGAAGTATATTGTGGAATATCTAGAAGGGTACCAAGAATATATATATTAAATGGAGAGATAACAAAAGTAGAAAATTATTTAAAACATTAA
- a CDS encoding ATP-binding protein has protein sequence MTKDELKKILFNIRKIIIYRNIFNDDAVKKFIKIIDTLCQDKPQEEAIYELYGDLYDILTKYAIKNAVYKNLWRSKINELIKEDENIFSLLSEKYGSEYIEKSLKITVMSELSVIKELADTDLKEVIKDVLSIEIPSWESIVGGICHENNIDILNYKTVKEISDYYSTNGCGLFNKYKAFRWNNGELAGIDNPDPILFDDLIGYEEEQKIVIDNTEAFIRGLPASNILLYGDRGTGKSSTVKATLNMFSERGLRLIEVTREDVMELNKIISTISRRGLKFILFLDDLSFEENETEYKILKSTLEGGIEKLPDNIIIYATSNKRHMVREYLDDSEQNELHLRDTKEEKLSLSDRFGITITFTSPDQEKYLRIVESLAKKYNIDVDLHTLREKSLRWCTWHNGRSPRSARQFIDYMRSH, from the coding sequence ATGACCAAAGATGAATTAAAGAAAATATTATTTAATATCAGAAAGATTATTATCTACAGGAATATTTTTAACGATGATGCAGTAAAAAAATTTATCAAAATTATTGATACTTTATGTCAAGATAAACCTCAAGAAGAAGCTATATACGAATTATATGGGGACTTATATGATATTCTAACAAAGTACGCTATTAAAAATGCTGTCTATAAAAATCTGTGGAGATCGAAAATAAATGAATTGATTAAAGAAGATGAAAATATTTTTAGCCTTTTATCAGAAAAGTATGGCTCTGAATATATTGAAAAATCACTTAAAATCACGGTTATGTCAGAGCTTAGTGTCATAAAAGAACTTGCGGATACAGACTTAAAAGAGGTAATAAAAGATGTTTTATCTATAGAGATACCTTCATGGGAAAGTATTGTGGGAGGCATTTGTCACGAGAATAATATCGACATCCTCAATTATAAGACTGTAAAAGAAATTTCTGATTACTATAGTACAAATGGCTGTGGATTATTTAATAAGTATAAGGCATTTAGATGGAATAATGGCGAATTGGCTGGAATAGACAATCCTGATCCTATACTTTTTGATGATTTAATAGGATATGAAGAAGAACAGAAGATTGTGATAGATAATACAGAAGCATTTATTAGAGGGCTTCCCGCATCAAATATTCTTCTTTATGGTGATAGGGGTACAGGCAAATCCTCGACGGTAAAAGCTACACTTAATATGTTCAGCGAAAGAGGATTAAGATTAATTGAAGTAACTCGTGAAGACGTGATGGAACTTAACAAAATAATAAGTACAATAAGCAGGAGGGGATTAAAGTTTATTTTATTTCTCGATGACCTTTCATTTGAAGAAAATGAGACAGAGTATAAGATATTGAAATCAACCTTAGAAGGCGGTATAGAAAAATTACCAGATAATATAATTATTTATGCAACATCAAACAAGAGGCATATGGTAAGGGAGTACCTTGATGATAGTGAGCAAAATGAACTTCATTTAAGGGATACAAAAGAAGAGAAGCTTTCACTTTCTGATAGGTTTGGCATTACGATTACATTTACATCACCGGATCAGGAGAAGTACCTAAGAATTGTGGAATCACTTGCAAAGAAGTACAATATTGACGTTGACCTACATACACTTAGAGAAAAATCGCTTAGATGGTGTACATGGCATAATGGAAGGTCTCCAAGGTCTGCAAGGCAGTTTATTGATTACATGAGAAGCCATTGA
- a CDS encoding LysE family transporter, which translates to MLLWGIFISAFLIGFSGAMMPGPMLGVTVDGSLKKGYLAGPLIVFGHALLELSIVVILVLGLKDFLSNPIVAGLIGFFGGIYLLWMGYGMIRSGILRTVSLNIETQETVGTNLILAGILTSATNPYFIMWWATTGIEMIRQSLTIGIIGLIIFYIGHILSDFTWFSAVSMAISKGKKLINDDIYRLVIILLGVFITGFSVYFIYSAFNMLI; encoded by the coding sequence ATGTTATTGTGGGGTATATTTATTAGTGCTTTTTTAATAGGATTTTCTGGTGCCATGATGCCAGGCCCTATGTTAGGTGTAACAGTTGATGGCAGCCTTAAAAAGGGTTATTTAGCGGGACCGCTGATAGTCTTTGGGCATGCTCTTTTAGAATTGTCAATTGTCGTAATTTTGGTCTTGGGTTTAAAAGATTTCTTATCAAATCCAATTGTTGCCGGTTTAATTGGTTTTTTTGGAGGGATATATCTTCTTTGGATGGGGTATGGAATGATACGGTCCGGTATATTAAGGACGGTTTCACTTAATATAGAGACACAAGAGACTGTAGGAACAAACCTCATATTAGCTGGTATACTTACAAGTGCTACAAATCCTTATTTTATCATGTGGTGGGCAACAACAGGCATTGAAATGATTAGACAGTCGCTGACGATAGGCATAATAGGGCTTATAATATTTTATATTGGACATATTCTATCGGATTTTACATGGTTCTCGGCAGTATCTATGGCTATATCAAAGGGCAAAAAATTGATAAATGATGACATATACCGCTTAGTTATTATTTTATTAGGCGTTTTTATAACTGGATTTTCTGTGTATTTTATTTATAGCGCCTTTAATATGTTAATTTAA
- a CDS encoding outer membrane lipoprotein carrier protein LolA, which translates to MKRLIALLLMICFIVTGCMRKSQEDEFSIIKKSLNNLKTYISDVEVELHNNKNVKKFSMKQFYKGEKYRMEIYDVSGKPDKIIVYDGSKSYVYFSKVNQTFIEDNSENIPAYSLVISFINNFKIAGELKKESTTDTYMIEAPIPEGNTFMYNEIMEFSKKGYMPTALKIYDIKGELFADIKYKNFKYNPDINDELFNKGDISTFSTYINSSNDVSVDIKDVYKYSGINPILPSYLPKGYVLANVNIDKMNDNAINLTYLNGNDIIKIIENVTNFDGLGYEEKTSGDTIYYKKDNQYIINKNGLMIKVLSNNNVSSDKIIMILKSFK; encoded by the coding sequence TTGAAGAGACTTATTGCTCTTCTGCTGATGATATGCTTTATAGTAACAGGTTGTATGAGAAAATCTCAGGAAGATGAATTTTCTATAATAAAAAAGTCTCTAAATAATTTAAAAACTTATATCTCAGATGTAGAAGTAGAATTACACAACAATAAAAATGTCAAAAAGTTTTCCATGAAGCAGTTTTACAAAGGCGAAAAATACAGGATGGAAATATATGATGTATCTGGAAAACCAGATAAAATTATTGTATATGACGGAAGTAAAAGCTATGTCTATTTTTCAAAGGTTAATCAAACCTTTATAGAGGATAATAGTGAGAATATACCAGCATATTCTCTTGTCATATCATTTATAAATAATTTCAAGATTGCAGGAGAATTAAAAAAAGAATCAACTACTGACACGTATATGATAGAAGCTCCAATACCTGAAGGAAATACATTTATGTATAATGAAATCATGGAGTTTTCAAAAAAAGGATATATGCCTACAGCATTAAAGATTTACGACATTAAGGGGGAGCTATTTGCAGATATAAAATACAAAAACTTTAAATATAATCCTGACATAAATGATGAATTATTTAATAAGGGTGATATTTCCACATTTAGTACTTATATAAATTCATCAAATGATGTATCTGTTGATATAAAAGATGTATACAAATATTCCGGGATAAATCCTATACTGCCATCATATTTACCAAAAGGATATGTGCTTGCAAATGTCAATATAGATAAGATGAATGACAATGCAATAAATTTAACATATTTAAACGGAAATGATATAATAAAGATTATTGAGAATGTCACAAATTTTGATGGATTAGGTTATGAAGAAAAAACCAGTGGTGACACAATATATTATAAAAAAGATAATCAATATATCATAAATAAAAATGGACTTATGATAAAAGTACTGTCAAACAATAATGTAAGTTCTGATAAAATTATAATGATTTTAAAATCATTCAAATAA
- a CDS encoding NAD(P)H-hydrate dehydratase gives MKVLSNKEMKDLESTAINTIGIPSICLMENAGRIVAEYTKEYLLMNNKVNALVICGKGNNGGDGYVAARYLYNSGFDVKVFITTSSAAITGDAKKNLDIIMNMGIFVAEIIQKEQIKLLEKNIMDCDIIIDAIYGTGLSGEICGTTKEIIDIINKSGKYIISADIPSGINGDTGHIEGCAVKANKTITMGFIKKGLTIYPGVEYSGDIVIADIGIPKNIIEQYKNTYNIITHEDVKITKRNRNTHKGDYGKLLIIAGSKNMTGAAALCAMSAIKTGCGIVRLAVPQKIQPVLQGSLKEIITYGIKDKDGIFYKDSVDEILEISKDADVVAIGPGLTNCSDIKEFVENIIISIDKPLVIDADALNVLSSIIDIIKGRDIILTPHLGEMSRLIGITIDEIKNDIFGVTQYFINKYKVTLVLKGSRTVIGNSDSGIYINNTGNPGMATAGSGDVLTGMISSFLAQGLSNIKAAIYGAYYHGKAGDLASYKYGEYSLTASNIIEYIHEAIKSG, from the coding sequence ATGAAAGTATTGTCAAATAAGGAAATGAAGGATTTAGAAAGTACTGCGATTAACACTATAGGAATACCTTCAATTTGTCTTATGGAAAATGCGGGTAGAATTGTCGCGGAATACACTAAGGAATACCTTTTAATGAATAATAAAGTAAATGCTTTAGTCATATGTGGAAAAGGAAATAACGGTGGCGATGGATATGTTGCTGCAAGATACCTATATAATAGTGGATTTGACGTAAAAGTATTTATAACGACAAGTAGTGCTGCAATTACTGGTGATGCAAAGAAAAATCTTGACATAATAATGAATATGGGTATTTTTGTTGCGGAAATAATCCAAAAGGAGCAGATAAAATTACTCGAAAAAAATATAATGGATTGTGACATAATAATTGATGCAATATATGGAACAGGTTTAAGTGGAGAGATTTGCGGTACTACGAAGGAGATTATTGATATAATTAATAAATCTGGGAAATACATCATATCTGCCGATATCCCCTCTGGAATAAACGGTGATACCGGACATATTGAAGGCTGTGCTGTTAAAGCAAATAAAACTATAACGATGGGTTTTATAAAAAAAGGTCTTACTATATACCCCGGTGTAGAGTACTCTGGGGATATAGTCATAGCAGATATCGGGATTCCGAAAAATATTATTGAGCAATACAAAAATACTTATAACATTATTACACATGAGGATGTGAAAATAACAAAAAGAAATCGAAATACCCATAAGGGTGATTATGGAAAATTGCTTATCATTGCAGGTTCAAAGAATATGACAGGTGCTGCAGCATTATGCGCTATGAGTGCCATTAAAACGGGATGTGGGATTGTCAGGCTTGCGGTGCCACAAAAAATTCAACCAGTTTTACAGGGAAGTTTAAAAGAAATTATAACATATGGTATAAAAGATAAAGATGGGATATTTTATAAAGATTCTGTAGATGAAATATTAGAAATATCAAAGGACGCGGATGTTGTTGCAATAGGCCCAGGGCTAACAAATTGTAGTGATATTAAAGAATTTGTTGAAAATATAATAATAAGCATAGATAAGCCACTTGTTATCGATGCTGATGCATTAAATGTATTATCGAGCATAATTGACATAATAAAAGGAAGAGATATAATATTGACCCCACATTTAGGTGAAATGTCCCGCCTAATAGGCATCACAATAGATGAAATAAAAAATGATATATTTGGGGTTACACAATATTTTATAAATAAGTATAAGGTAACACTTGTTTTAAAAGGTTCAAGAACAGTAATAGGAAATAGTGATAGTGGCATATATATAAATAATACAGGTAATCCAGGTATGGCAACGGCAGGATCTGGTGATGTATTAACAGGTATGATTTCGTCTTTTTTAGCACAAGGATTAAGCAACATTAAGGCAGCTATTTATGGTGCCTACTATCATGGAAAAGCTGGTGATTTAGCATCATATAAGTATGGCGAATACAGCCTTACTGCATCTAATATCATTGAATATATCCATGAAGCCATAAAATCAGGTTAA
- a CDS encoding bacteriohemerythrin, translated as MITWREEFSLGIDKIDEQHKKLFAIANEAYNLLKDEFYFDKYDQIIKIIKDLRNYTIYHFGFEEAYMRSIEYKRYFSHKVVHDDFKEKINNIDLDKIDENQDEYIMELLNFIVDWIENHILKADKLIVSK; from the coding sequence ATGATAACATGGAGAGAAGAATTTAGTCTTGGCATTGACAAAATAGATGAACAGCACAAGAAATTATTTGCAATTGCAAATGAGGCTTATAACCTTTTAAAAGATGAATTCTATTTTGACAAGTATGACCAGATCATAAAGATTATAAAAGATTTAAGGAATTATACGATATACCATTTCGGATTTGAAGAAGCATATATGAGAAGTATAGAGTATAAAAGGTATTTTTCTCACAAAGTAGTCCATGATGATTTTAAGGAGAAAATAAATAATATAGATCTTGATAAAATTGATGAAAACCAAGATGAATATATAATGGAACTATTAAATTTCATTGTTGACTGGATAGAAAATCATATATTGAAAGCTGATAAGCTTATAGTAAGTAAATAA
- a CDS encoding ribbon-helix-helix protein, CopG family produces the protein MGETKRILVSLPESLLEEVDILAAMENRNRSEFIREAMRLYIKERKKMKIRESMKKGYLEMAAINAELAELGLTADNECFNGYEKKLKKCD, from the coding sequence GTGGGCGAGACAAAAAGGATCCTCGTCAGTTTGCCAGAGAGCTTACTAGAAGAAGTTGACATACTTGCAGCTATGGAAAATAGGAATCGTAGCGAATTTATAAGAGAAGCAATGAGATTATACATCAAGGAAAGAAAGAAGATGAAAATAAGAGAAAGTATGAAAAAGGGATACCTTGAGATGGCTGCAATAAATGCAGAACTTGCGGAATTGGGCCTAACCGCTGATAATGAGTGCTTTAATGGCTATGAAAAAAAACTAAAAAAGTGTGATTGA
- a CDS encoding ABC-2 family transporter protein gives MSMVGKCLNLFAGYFHINKKELLEYRVSNFTALCSSLLNSAIWLVFWWVFFRKFPNISEWQFEHLFTIWAGLNASLGLVSIAYNVYEIPLIINEGKLEYYLIRPKNALFHLLIARMQLVDLIESIIWFINFIILKQQLRLILLFVLMTVLSALIIHGFLLILGSLGFFFKSADGVGTELYNALITFSTYPNWIFRGIAQWIIFTVIPAGFISYVPIQVIYNHIYWWILGSAGVGLLLNAMGYIIFSRGLKNFETSNTFVLRAD, from the coding sequence ATGTCAATGGTGGGTAAATGTTTAAATCTTTTTGCTGGCTATTTCCATATTAATAAAAAAGAACTTTTAGAATACAGAGTTAGTAACTTTACAGCCCTGTGTAGTTCATTGCTTAACAGTGCTATCTGGCTTGTTTTCTGGTGGGTATTTTTTAGGAAATTTCCGAATATTTCAGAATGGCAGTTTGAACATTTGTTTACGATATGGGCTGGACTCAACGCTTCTTTAGGATTGGTCAGTATTGCTTACAATGTATATGAGATACCATTAATTATTAATGAAGGAAAACTTGAATATTATCTTATAAGGCCTAAAAATGCGTTATTCCATCTTTTAATAGCACGGATGCAGTTGGTAGATCTAATAGAATCTATCATTTGGTTTATTAATTTCATTATACTAAAACAGCAACTGAGATTAATTCTCTTGTTTGTGTTAATGACGGTATTATCAGCTTTGATTATACATGGTTTTCTTCTCATATTGGGTTCCTTGGGCTTTTTCTTTAAATCTGCTGATGGCGTAGGTACAGAACTGTATAATGCTCTTATTACTTTTAGTACATATCCAAACTGGATATTTAGAGGGATAGCTCAGTGGATAATATTCACTGTTATACCGGCAGGTTTTATTTCTTATGTACCTATTCAAGTTATTTATAACCATATATATTGGTGGATATTAGGGAGTGCTGGAGTTGGCTTATTATTGAATGCAATGGGGTATATTATTTTTTCGCGGGGTCTTAAGAACTTTGAGACTAGCAATACATTTGTCTTAAGGGCTGATTGA